From the genome of Vicia villosa cultivar HV-30 ecotype Madison, WI linkage group LG2, Vvil1.0, whole genome shotgun sequence, one region includes:
- the LOC131653063 gene encoding uncharacterized protein LOC131653063: protein MSMLNSLFAQGFKASKCKTLLKLSIPRIKLLRNRREIQLKNMRREIAKLLETGQEATARIRVEHIIREENMMAAQEILELFCELVSVRLPIIESQRECPLDLKEAISSICFAAPRCADLPELLQVQLQFAAKYGKEFISAATELRPDCGVNRQLIELLSIRAPSPEKKLNLLKDIATEHELEWDPATSETEMFKKHEDLLNGPAEFFNGSKLPLPEEKHDEELYSTHDTPKKEQFDSDSDSDMLDFPEVPKVSVQPNANFATAPDMVIPPAAMPHPKVDIHSSSHSGEFPDMKQEHVESTVHRDEPHTSFDKVESKQFLPFISPPSESYYARHIDSPPFVSTAKSISPPSESPASYGVRHSDLPPLSTAKSISPPPEPSASFTATRHSDSALSLSTAKYEDKDFSLSTAKSEANLDLQDVVAAAHAAAETAERAAAAARSAASLAQLRISELTKMRSNEHIPEDSSENPFYAGGNNESTTERDHFIEQNAAGNPDGNVFKDHDIHHNHYDSERSHSSSFPSFYTIKEDFDSSLPTDHVSDDKSINHQPKRLPSMEDDPYDSYPNLFTSQNSNVGSHTHSDNSRTTYDM, encoded by the exons ATGTCGATGCTCAATTCCTTGTTCGCTCAGGGTTTTAAGGCTTCCAAGTG CAAAACTCTGCTTAAACTGTCAATTCCTCGGATAAAGTTACTCAGAAACAGAAGAGAAATTCAATTGAAGAATATGCGACGCGAGATTGCGAAGTTACTTGAGACTGGTCAAGAAGCCACGGCTCGTATTAGG GTAGAACATATTATTAGAGAGGAGAACATGATGGCTGCTCAAGAGATCCTTGAGCTCTTTTGTGAACTTGTTTCTGTCCGCCTTCCAATTATTGAATCTCAAAG GGAATGTCCCCTAGACTTGAAGGAAGCTATATCTAGCATATGTTTTGCTGCACCTAGGTGTGCGGATCTGCCCGAGTTGTTGCAAGTTCAGTTGCAATTTGCGGCCAAATATGGGAAGGAATTTATTTCTGCTGCTACTGAACTCAGGCCAGATTGCGGTGTCAATCGACAG TTAATAGAGCTGCTGTCAATTCGTGCTCCTTCACCTGAAAAGAAACTCAATCTTCTAAAAGACATTGCAACTGAACATGAGCTAGAGTGGGATCCAGCTACTTCTGAAACCGAAATGTTTAAAAAACATGAAGATTTACTG AATGGCCCGGCTGAGTTTTTTAATGGGTCAAAATTGCCCCTTCCTGAAGAAAAACACGATGAGGAGTTGTATTCCACTCATGATACACCCAAAAAAGAGCAATTTGATTCTGATTCGGACTCTGACATGTTGGACTTTCCTGAAGTTCCAAAGGTATCTGTCCAGCCAAATGCAAACTTTGCCACAGCTCCTGACATGGTTATACCTCCAGCAGCTATGCCACACCCTAAAGTTGATATTCATTCATCAAGCCATTCTGGAGAATTTCCAGATATGAAGCAGGAACACGTTGAGTCAACAGTTCACAGAGATGAACCACATACTTCATTTGATAAAGTGGAAAGTAAACAATTTTTGCCATTCATCTCCCCTCCATCAGAATCATATTATGCAAGGCATATTGACTCACCACCCTTCGTGTCAACTGCAAAATCTATTTCCCCTCCATCAGAATCTCCTGCCTCATATGGTGTAAGGCATAGTGACTTGCCTCCCTTGTCAACTGCAAAATCTATCTCGCCTCCACCAGAACCATCTGCGTCATTTACTGCAACAAGGCATAGCGACTCAGCTCTCTCTTTATCAACTGCAAAATATGAAGATAAAGACTTCTCTTTATCAACTGCAAAATCTGAAGCTAATTTGGACTTGCAAGATGTTGTAGCTGCCGCACATGCTGCTGCTGAAACTGCTGAACGTGCAGCAGCGGCAGCTCGTTCAGCAGCCAGCCTTGCTCAACTCCGTATTAGCGAGCTTACAAAGATGAGAAGTAATGAACATATACCTGAAGATAGCTCTGAGAATCCATTTTATGCTGGAGGCAACAATGAATCTACAACAGAAAGGGATCATTTCATTGAGCAAAATGCTGCAGGTAACCCTGATGGCAATGTTTTTAAGGATCATGATATTCACCATAATCATTATGATTCCGAACGCTCTCATTCATCAAGTTTTCCTTCATTTTACACAATCAAGGAAGATTTTGATTCTTCCCTACCCACTGATCACGTTTCGGATGACAAATCCATTAATCACCAGCCTAAGAGATTACCTTCAATGGAAGACGACCCATATGACTCATATCCCAACTTATTTACCTCTCAAAACTCAAATGTTGGATCTCACACTCATTCAGATAATAGCCGCACCACTTACGATATGTGA
- the LOC131650724 gene encoding uncharacterized protein LOC131650724 — protein MKGPHRRFESIVFVLGIVVVCGACRCIGVGCLWIYVAVVFDGRFGVGIVVGWCVLVGIVVVDLMSMPNVCVGRPNTSAQPQTSQGCSSGKIGNNNTCRARLLHILQNFGAKFYQVEVKDDEDLQNMFCNHEFSGYDSIELYVLLQQPNESQVVDPIEVEQAEVDAIDEDEEDPELAFDDMVNDDSEDDVEGVIPPISIYTPPSHMSNVDMADDEPSSDIFHNVCMQSDATLKEKDSFRSKDECMRAIKKFHMLHSVDFKVDRTNAERYKIKCTNTECLFKLTASYRLRSDSWVIGKISQPHTCINSSRSQDHRKLSYDLICQEILPLINNDPSLKVRTIISHITKVYNYTPSYRKAWLAKTKAIEQVYGNWEESYKELPRYLNALCTYAPGTIYEMETLPAYAPNGTLVSGNGIFHRLFWAFQPCIRGFSFCKPIIQIDGTWLYGKYKGTLLMAVAQDGNSNVFPIAFTLVEGETGGGWSFFLKHLRTHVAPQEGLCLISDRHASIVSAYNNPANGWHDPPSTHVFCIRHIVQNFTREIKDRALRKLVMNAGYALTQPSFKHYRREIRLSNPDAGTWIDNIPVEKWTRSYDNGHRWGHMTTNLVESMNGVFKGIRHLPVTALVKSTYFRMTSLFAQRGERWDAVLRAGQLWSECCTRFIKAEGAKANTHTVTRFDRHNHNFMVRETIDHGEGLPRQEYRVLLEERWCDCGKFQAFRMPCSHVIAACAHSHLDALALLSPIYKSETLLHVYNNGFAVVAKEDYWPAYEGEIVWHNDQMRRNKKGRPKSKRITTEMDELDKLERKCGLCRQVGHNKKNCPNRASGS, from the exons ATGAAGGGCCCGCACCGTCGCTTTGAAAGTATTgtctttgttcttggtattgtgGTTGTGTGTGGGGCATGTCGGTGTATTGGGGTTGGGTGCTTGTGGATCTACGTCGCCGTTGTGTTTGATGGGAGGTTTGGTGTTGGTATTGTTGTTGGGTGGTGTGTGttggttggtattgttgttgttgatttgatgtcGATGCCCAACGTGTGCGTGGGTCGACCAAATACCTCGGCTCAGCCACAAACATCTCAGG GATGCTCATCGGGGAAAATAGGAAACAACAACACATGTCGGGCACGTCTCCTCCACATCCTACAAAATTTCGGTGCAAAATTTTATCAGGTGGAGGTTAAGGATGATGAAGATTTACAAAACATGTTTTGTAATCATGAATTTTCTGGATACGACTCGATTGAGTTGTATGTTCTGCTCCAACAACCAAACGAGAGCCAGGTCGTTGATCCCATCGAAGTAGAACAAGCTGAGGTCGATGCAATTGATGAAGACGAAGAAGATCCAGAGTTAGCATTTGATGACATGGTGAACGATGATTCTGAAGACGATGTTGAAGGTGTAATACCTCCAATTTCAATATACACACCGCCGTCTCACATGTCGAACGTTGACATGGCCGATGATGAACCCTCATCAGACATATTCCACAATGTCTGCATGCAGTCAGATGCAACCTTAAAAGAGAAAGATAGTTTTCGTTCCAAGGATGAGTGCATGCGAGCAATAAAAAAGTTCCACATGTTACACTCTGTGGATTTTAAAGTGGACCGAACAAATGCAGAACGGTACAAAATCAAATGTACCAATACCGAGTGTTTGTTCAAGCTCACTGCTTCATACAGGTTGAGAAGTGATTCATGGGTGATAGGCAAAATTTCCCAACCTCACACTTGCATCAACTCTTCTCGCTCGCAAGATCATCGTAAGTTAAGTTACGATCTGATATGTCAAGAAATCTTGCCTCTCATCAACAATGATCCATCGTTGAAGGTGAGAACAATAATTTCTCACATCACTAAAGTATACAACTATACGCCCTCGTACAGGAAAGCATGGTTAGCAAAAACCAAGGCGATTGAACAAGTATATGGTAATTGGGAGGAATCATACAAAGAGTTACCCCGCTACTTAAATGCACTCTGCACTTATGCTCCTGGTACTATTTATGAGATGGAAACATTGCCCGCGTATGCCCCAAATGGTACTCTTGTCAGCGGAAATGGAATATTTCATCGTCTATTCTGGGCCTTCCAACCTTGCATCAGAGGGTTTTCATTCTGCAAACCTATTATTCAAATAGATGGAACGTGGTTGTACGGAAAATACAAAGGCACCCTACTGATGGCAGTCGCACAAGACGGAAACAGCAACGTCTTCCCAATTGCATTCACTCTAGTCGAGGGAGAGACCGGTGGAGGTTGGAGTTTTTTTCTCAAACATCTTAGAACACACGTGGCTCCGCAAGAAGGTCTCTGTTTGATCTCTGATAGACATGCTTCTATTGTTAGTGCATACAATAACCCGGCTAATGGTTGGCATGACCCCCCTTCTACGCATGTCTTCTGCATTAGACATATCGTACAAAATTTCACGCGAGAAATTAAAGACAGGGCCCTTCGAAAATTGGTTATGAACGCAGGGTATGCATTAACTCAACCATCTTTCAAACATTATCGTAGAGAGATCAGACtgtcaaatccagatgcaggtacTTGGATTGATAATATTCCAGTGGAGAAGTGGACAAGGTCATACGACAATGGACATCGATGGGGACACATGACAACAAATCTTGTTGAATCAATGAACGGTGTCTTCAAAGGCATACGACACCTCCCTGTGACCGCTTTGGTAAAATCAACATATTTTAGGATGACTTCATTGTTTGCACAAAGGGGTGAAAGGTGGGACGCTGTGTTACGAGCTGGACAATTGTGGAGTGAATGTTGCACAAGATTTATCAAGGCAGAAGGTGCGAAGGCCAACACACATACGGTTACAAGGTTTGACCGACATAACCATAATTTCATGGTCAGAGAGACAATCGACCACGGCGAAGGGCTACCAAGACAAGAGTATAGGGTTCTACTAGAAGAACGTTGGTGCGATTGCGGCAAGTTTCAGgcatttcgtatgccttgctcccatgtcattgcAGCATGTGCTCATTCTCACTTAGATGCATTAGCACTCCTGTCTCCCATTTACAAGTCTGAGACCTTGCTCCACGTATACAACAATGGCTTTGCAGTGGTAGCAAAAgaggattattggcctgcgtACGAGGGGGAAATTGTTTGGCACAACGACCAAATGCGGAGAAATAAAAAGGGTCGTCCCAAAAGCAAGCGTATCACGACTGAAATGGACGAGCTCGATAAGCTAGAAAGAAAGTGTGGTTTATGTCGCCAAGTCggacacaataaaaaaaattgtcctAATCGTGCAAGTGGTTCTTAG